In one window of Nocardiopsis aegyptia DNA:
- a CDS encoding low molecular weight protein-tyrosine-phosphatase yields MSLPEPRDPTGPYRVSVVCLGNICRSPMAAKVLTADLERAGMGDLVEVDSSGTGDWHVGGGMDPRAASTLRVHGYLTEHTARQFEPSDLADRDLVLVMDLDNFDVVRRVVDERGEEFGFDISRLRLFRSFAPASGANPEVPDPYYGGDDGFTAVLNMLESAAKGLTGELVARLRG; encoded by the coding sequence ATGAGCTTGCCGGAACCGCGTGATCCCACAGGTCCCTACCGCGTCAGCGTCGTGTGCCTGGGCAATATCTGCCGTTCGCCGATGGCCGCGAAGGTCCTCACCGCCGATCTGGAACGGGCCGGGATGGGCGACCTGGTGGAGGTGGACAGCTCCGGGACGGGTGACTGGCACGTCGGCGGGGGCATGGATCCGCGTGCGGCCTCCACACTGCGCGTCCACGGCTACCTCACCGAGCACACCGCGCGCCAGTTCGAGCCGTCCGACCTGGCCGACCGCGACCTGGTGCTGGTCATGGACCTGGACAACTTCGACGTCGTGCGGAGGGTGGTCGACGAGCGGGGCGAGGAGTTCGGCTTCGACATCTCCCGCCTGCGCCTCTTCCGCTCCTTCGCGCCCGCCAGCGGGGCCAACCCCGAGGTGCCCGACCCCTACTACGGCGGCGACGACGGGTTCACGGCCGTGCTGAACATGCTGGAGTCCGCCGCCAAGGGCCTCACCGGCGAACTCGTCGCACGGCTGCGCGGGTGA
- a CDS encoding response regulator, whose product MLVHPIEVLLVEDDPGDVLMTKEAFEEHKLGNRLHVVSDGVEALRFLRREDEFADAPRPHLILLDLNLPRKDGREVLEEVKADDDLAHIPIVVLTTSEAEEDVLRSYRLHANAYVPKPVDFDQFIRVVRQIDDFFVTVVRLPKS is encoded by the coding sequence ATGTTGGTGCATCCCATCGAGGTGCTGCTGGTCGAGGACGATCCAGGTGACGTCCTGATGACCAAGGAGGCGTTCGAGGAACACAAGCTGGGCAACCGGCTGCACGTGGTGTCCGACGGCGTCGAAGCCCTCCGTTTCCTGCGCCGCGAAGACGAGTTCGCCGACGCCCCCCGCCCCCACCTGATCCTCCTGGACCTCAACCTGCCCCGCAAGGACGGCCGTGAGGTGCTGGAGGAGGTCAAGGCCGACGACGATCTGGCGCACATCCCCATCGTCGTCCTGACGACCTCCGAGGCCGAGGAGGACGTGCTGCGCAGCTACCGGCTGCACGCCAACGCCTACGTGCCCAAACCGGTCGACTTCGACCAGTTCATCAGGGTCGTGCGGCAGATCGACGACTTCTTCGTGACCGTGGTGCGGCTGCCGAAGAGCTGA
- a CDS encoding carbohydrate ABC transporter permease, with protein MEYSFLNDLPKVVWMLIGIASFLAVIGLMLVVIDVPRTRRDRWQAVLFLAPALILLVGGVVYPVLRTTMLSFFDRSGTEFVGLTNYLWMFRRPEILLVLRNTLLWVIFAPALATAVGLLYAVLIDRSRFESIAKSLVFLPMAISLVGASIIWRFVFAYRPADQEQYGLFNQIVVWLGGEPQLWLLDQPLNTFLLILVLIWVQAGFAMVVMSAAIKAIPSEIVEAARIDGAGPWQLFSRITLPSVWPTLLVVLVTITVQTLKVFDIVRTMTGGNYGTSVIANEMYSQAFQQGQVGQGSALAVFLFVLVVPLVILQIRRTRKARELA; from the coding sequence ATGGAGTACTCGTTCCTCAACGACCTGCCCAAGGTCGTGTGGATGCTCATCGGCATCGCGAGCTTCCTCGCCGTCATCGGCCTGATGCTCGTGGTCATCGACGTCCCACGCACCCGACGCGACCGCTGGCAGGCCGTCCTCTTCCTCGCTCCCGCGCTGATCCTGCTGGTCGGCGGGGTCGTCTACCCGGTGCTGCGCACCACGATGCTGTCCTTCTTCGACCGCTCGGGCACCGAGTTCGTCGGACTGACCAACTACCTGTGGATGTTCCGGCGCCCGGAGATCCTGCTGGTCCTGCGCAACACCCTGCTGTGGGTGATCTTCGCGCCGGCCCTGGCCACCGCGGTCGGCCTGCTGTACGCGGTCCTCATCGACCGGTCGCGGTTCGAGTCGATCGCCAAGTCCCTGGTGTTCCTGCCGATGGCGATCTCCCTGGTCGGGGCGAGCATCATCTGGCGGTTCGTGTTCGCCTACCGGCCCGCCGACCAGGAGCAGTACGGGCTGTTCAACCAGATCGTCGTCTGGCTGGGCGGTGAACCGCAGCTCTGGTTGCTCGACCAGCCGCTCAACACCTTCCTGCTCATCCTGGTCCTGATCTGGGTCCAGGCCGGTTTCGCGATGGTCGTCATGTCCGCCGCGATCAAGGCCATCCCCTCCGAGATCGTCGAGGCCGCGCGGATCGACGGCGCGGGACCCTGGCAGCTCTTCAGCCGGATCACCCTGCCGTCCGTGTGGCCGACCCTGCTGGTCGTCCTCGTCACCATCACGGTGCAGACCCTGAAGGTGTTCGACATCGTCCGCACCATGACCGGCGGCAACTACGGCACCAGCGTCATCGCCAACGAGATGTACAGCCAGGCCTTCCAGCAGGGCCAGGTCGGGCAGGGCTCGGCCCTGGCCGTGTTCCTCTTCGTGCTGGTGGTCCCGCTGGTCATCCTGCAGATCCGACGTACGCGTAAGGCGAGGGAGCTCGCATGA
- a CDS encoding carbohydrate ABC transporter permease: MTPTTTAPAQVPARTRRRGGAAARVRRRLSGTPAGLAAIVIAVVWTVPTAGLLVSSFRPAEQIRTTGWWTFFSSPDVTLDNYRDVLFGSSSDGQLATHFVNSFVITLPSTVFVLVIAALAAYALSWIDFRGRDWIFLGIFALQIVPLQMSLVPLLSFFSQGVSVGDVQILPAWELNGAMAFTNVWVAHTIYGLPLGIFLLHNFISQLPGTLFEAARVDGAGHGTIFLRIVLPLITPALVSLGIFQFLWVWNDLLVALIFTGGDESTAPLTVRLAELAGTRGEAWHRLTAGAFVSMVVPLLVFFLLQRYFVRGLLAGSVKG, encoded by the coding sequence ATGACCCCGACGACGACAGCCCCCGCGCAGGTGCCCGCGCGCACGCGGCGGCGGGGCGGCGCGGCCGCCCGGGTACGGCGGCGGCTGAGCGGCACGCCGGCCGGCCTCGCGGCGATCGTCATCGCCGTGGTGTGGACCGTGCCGACGGCGGGCCTGCTGGTCTCCTCGTTCCGCCCGGCCGAACAGATCCGGACCACCGGATGGTGGACGTTCTTCTCCTCGCCCGACGTCACCCTGGACAACTACCGGGACGTGCTCTTCGGGTCGAGCAGCGACGGACAGCTGGCCACGCACTTCGTGAACTCGTTCGTGATCACGCTGCCCTCCACGGTGTTCGTGCTCGTCATCGCGGCGCTGGCGGCGTACGCGCTGTCGTGGATCGACTTCCGCGGCCGGGACTGGATCTTCCTGGGGATCTTCGCGCTCCAGATCGTCCCGCTGCAGATGTCGCTCGTGCCGCTGCTGAGCTTCTTCTCCCAGGGCGTGTCCGTCGGCGACGTCCAGATCCTGCCCGCGTGGGAACTGAACGGCGCGATGGCCTTCACCAACGTGTGGGTGGCGCACACGATCTACGGACTGCCGCTCGGCATCTTCCTGCTGCACAACTTCATCTCGCAGCTGCCGGGCACGCTCTTCGAGGCCGCGCGCGTGGACGGGGCCGGACACGGCACGATCTTCCTGCGGATCGTGCTCCCGCTCATCACCCCGGCCCTGGTCTCCCTGGGCATCTTCCAGTTCCTGTGGGTGTGGAACGACCTGTTGGTCGCGCTGATCTTCACCGGCGGTGACGAGTCGACGGCACCGCTGACGGTGCGCCTGGCCGAACTCGCCGGCACCCGCGGCGAGGCCTGGCACCGCCTGACCGCGGGCGCGTTCGTGTCCATGGTCGTGCCGCTGCTGGTGTTCTTCCTGCTCCAGCGCTACTTCGTGCGCGGCCTGCTGGCGGGCAGCGTCAAGGGCTGA
- a CDS encoding fructosamine kinase family protein, producing MRPVGGGDDGDDGTGERRRDPVTGTMAERLTALLGREVRQAARAGRSHDWDIAYAELADGTRLFVKALPREAEPSGVFTAEARGLEWLGEAPDSPVLTPLAWDERIVVLPWVHECEPTPQAAERLGRRLARTHLAGAGSFGAPWPGFIGPLPLDNTPARDWPRFYAEQRLRPYLRRALDNGGLTPTDARIVERVVDGVEDLAGAPEPPARVHGDLWSGNVLWGSRDAVLVDPAAHGGHREADLAMLALFGLPYLDRVRDAYNEVAPLSAGWRSRVALHQMHPLLVHVCLFGAAYRTTALEAARAALRGG from the coding sequence ATGCGACCCGTCGGCGGCGGGGACGACGGAGACGACGGCACCGGGGAGCGCCGCAGGGATCCGGTCACCGGCACCATGGCCGAACGCCTCACCGCGCTGCTGGGACGCGAGGTCCGGCAGGCCGCGCGGGCCGGGCGCAGCCACGACTGGGACATCGCCTACGCCGAGTTGGCCGACGGCACCCGCCTGTTCGTCAAGGCGCTGCCGCGCGAGGCCGAGCCCAGCGGGGTGTTCACCGCCGAGGCCCGTGGCCTGGAGTGGCTGGGCGAGGCCCCCGACTCTCCTGTGCTGACCCCGCTGGCCTGGGACGAGCGCATCGTGGTCCTGCCGTGGGTGCACGAGTGCGAACCCACGCCGCAGGCGGCCGAGCGGCTGGGCCGCCGACTCGCCCGGACCCATCTGGCCGGGGCGGGCTCCTTCGGGGCGCCCTGGCCGGGCTTCATCGGCCCGCTGCCCCTGGACAACACCCCCGCGCGGGACTGGCCGCGCTTCTACGCCGAGCAGCGACTGCGCCCCTATCTGCGCCGGGCCCTGGACAACGGCGGCCTGACGCCGACCGACGCCCGGATCGTCGAGCGGGTGGTCGACGGCGTCGAGGACCTGGCCGGCGCGCCCGAGCCGCCGGCCCGCGTGCACGGCGACCTGTGGAGCGGCAACGTGCTGTGGGGGTCGCGGGACGCGGTCCTGGTCGACCCGGCCGCGCACGGCGGCCACCGGGAGGCCGACCTCGCCATGCTGGCGCTGTTCGGCCTCCCGTACCTCGACCGCGTCCGCGACGCCTACAACGAGGTCGCGCCGCTCTCCGCGGGGTGGCGCTCGCGGGTGGCCCTGCACCAGATGCACCCGCTGCTGGTGCACGTGTGCCTCTTCGGCGCCGCCTACCGCACCACGGCCCTGGAGGCCGCCCGCGCCGCTCTGCGCGGCGGCTGA